GCGAGATCGATGGGGCGTGCGTTTCTCGGCGAATCGATTGGAGCCCTTGTCGCCGGAACAGATGGCGTGGTCCGTGATGGAAGCTACCGGTGTCCTGGCAAATCAGCGGGCCGCCGGCGAAGCGGAAATCAACAAGACTCTTCCCCTCGACCCCCAACAGCCCGACGATCCAAATCGAATCGCGGAACGTGAGAAGCAGCTCGAAGCGTTTGTCTACGAGAAAGCCAAAGGTAACGTCGGCACCTTCGTGACGTTGTTCGGTCATGGTGACGGTCAACCGCAACGTGATTTCTTCGCGACGGTGGACCAAGCCTTGTTTTTTGCGAACGGGAACGTAGTACAATCGTGGCTCAACCCCAGCGGAAATAATCTGACGGCGCGGCTGAGTAAGTTGGAAGAGCCGCAGACGATCGCTGATGAAATGTATATCAGCCTGTTAACACGACCGCCGACCGAAGACGAGACGGCTGCCGTCGCGTCGTACCTGGCATCGCGACCCGAAGACAAGATCAATGCACTGAAAGAAATGACGTGGGCGTTGCTCACGTCCGCCGAATTTCGATTCAGCTACTAAGTTCGAGTTTTGCACTTTTGGAGTGCGGCGATTCATCGCCGCTTTGGTATTTTCGACTTGGAGCCAATTATTCGCAATCCTAGGTAAGTTGCGGTGATGCTGAAAAA
This genomic stretch from Pirellulales bacterium harbors:
- a CDS encoding DUF1553 domain-containing protein — encoded protein: LNEAELTDIATKLQSRADKLAVEVAAANKVVADKSPPAMAAATALAAAKQAAAAVKQRFDAARAKVREVEPQLSAARQNTQAIERAKLLADDELRAAESVLAYTYADRISADDATVNRLYDLMRDRWGVRFSANRLEPLSPEQMAWSVMEATGVLANQRAAGEAEINKTLPLDPQQPDDPNRIAEREKQLEAFVYEKAKGNVGTFVTLFGHGDGQPQRDFFATVDQALFFANGNVVQSWLNPSGNNLTARLSKLEEPQTIADEMYISLLTRPPTEDETAAVASYLASRPEDKINALKEMTWALLTSAEFRFSY